A genomic stretch from Solanum stenotomum isolate F172 chromosome 8, ASM1918654v1, whole genome shotgun sequence includes:
- the LOC125872104 gene encoding replication factor C subunit 3 translates to MAETISLMDIDDDKIDTKPNKGKNIVSNTEPRSVPWVEKFRPQSLSDVAAHRDIVETIDRLASSNRLPHLLLYGPPGTGKTSTILALARKLYGSQMHNMVLELNASDDRGIDVVRQQIQDFASTQSISFGAKSAVKLVLLDEADAMTKDAQFALRRVIEKYTRNTRFALICNNVNKVIPALQSRCTRFRFAPLDAVHVSERLKHVVEAEQLDVPEGGLKALVRLSNGDMRKALNILQSTHMASQQISEDAVYLCTGNPLPKDIEQISYWLLNEPFAISCKRISEIKTRKGLALVDIVREVTMFVFKIKMPANVRVQLINEMADIEYRLTFGCNDKLQLGSLISAFTRARSALVAAAK, encoded by the exons ATGGCGGAGACAATCTCGTTAATGGATATTGACGACGACAAAATTGACACAAAACCAAACAAGGGCAAAAACATTGTCTCCAATACTGAACCGAGATCAGTCCCTTGGGTCGAAAAGTTTCGTCCTCAGTCTTTATCAGACGTTGCTGCTCATCGCGATATTGTTGAAACAA TTGATAGGCTTGCGAGTAGTAATCGGTTGCCGCATTTGCTGCTTTATGGACCTCCTGGAACTGGAAAGACATCTACAATTCTTGCTCTTGCACGGAAGCTATATGGTTCTCAGATGCACAATATGGTTTTAGAGCTGAATGCCTCTGATGATCGTGGGATTGATGTGGTGCGCCAGCAGATTCAAGACTTTGCTAGTACTCAGAGCATCTCATTTGG tGCAAAGTCAGCGGTGAAGTTAGTACTATTGGATGAAGCAGATGCAATGACAAAGGATGCACAGTTTGCTCTGCGTCGAG TGATTGAGAAATATACAAGAAACACTAGGTTTGCCTTGATATGTAACAATGTCAACAAGGTCATTCCTGCCTTACAATCACGATGTACACGATTTAGGTTTGCTCCACTTGATGCAGTTCATGTCTCGGAGCGGTTGAAACATGTTGTTGAGGCTGAACA GCTTGATGTCCCTGAGGGTGGTTTAAAGGCACTTGTACGATTGAGCAATGGTGACATGCGAAAAGCTTTAAACATTTTGCAG TCAACACACATGGCTTCTCAGCAGATTTCAGAAGATGCCGTCTATCTGTGCACTGGAAACCCATTGCCCAAGGACATTGAGCAGATTTCTTACTGGCTTCTGAATGAACCCTTTGCTATCAGTTGCAAAC GAATATCAGAAATCAAGACACGAAAAGGGTTGGCTCTGGTGGATATTGTGAGAGAAGTAACCAT GTTTGTCTTCAAGATTAAGATGCCGGCAAATGTTCGAGTTCAGCTGATCAATGAGATGGCTGATATTGA